Proteins found in one Coffea eugenioides isolate CCC68of chromosome 5, Ceug_1.0, whole genome shotgun sequence genomic segment:
- the LOC113769879 gene encoding LRR receptor-like serine/threonine-protein kinase — MPAPLRNPLLSPPLNYFFFTSLLSINYLFFSPCYSIDVQGQALLTWKNSLNNSRYALKSWNPSDQSPCNWFGIQCNSNGQVVKLSLKSVDLQGPLPSNLQPLKFLNTLILTSANLTGAIPKEFGDYQDLTFVDVSDNSISGEIPLEICKLSQLQTLYLNTNFLEGSIPSEIGNLSSLKVLTLFDNQLSGEIPTSIGQLRNLEVFRGGGNQNLKGRLPSEIGNCYNLRVLGVAETSISGTLPSSIGMLKRIQTIAIYTSQLSGPIPEEIGNCTELQNLYLYQNSLSGSIPWQIGNLRKLQSLLLWQNSIVGLIPYELGNCKDLKVVDFSENLLTGSMPTSLGGLSMLEELQLSVNQLTGTIPSEISNCTALTHFEIDNNGISGEIPTQIGQLKSLTLFFAWQNKLTGNIPDSLSECENLQALDLSYNLLFGSIPKQIFALQNLSKVLLLSNELSGFLPPDIGNCTNLYRFRVNSNRLGGTIPSEIGNLKSLNFFDMSKNHFVGGIPPSISGSENLEFLDLHSNALSGSLPDTLPKSLQFLDTSDNRFTGPLSPSVGTLTELTKLNLAKNQFSGRIPAEILSCSKLQLIDLGNNGFSGNIPKELGQISSLEISLNLSCNQFTGEIPTEFSGLSKLAILDISHNQLAGKLDVLTDLQNLVSLNISFNDFSGQLPNTPFFRKLPLNDLAGNQDLYISGAVVTPADAMGSGGHAKSAMKLAMPILISASAVLVLLAVYMLVRTRIADSRQMEVDTWEMTLYQKMEFSVDDILRSLTSANVIGTGSSGVVYRVTIPNGETLAVKKMWSSDESRAFTSEIQTLGSIRHKNIVRLLGWGSNQTLKLLFYDYLPNGSLSSLLHGAGKGAAEWETRYEVILGVAHALAYLHHDCVPPIMHGDVKAMNVLLGPRMEPYLADFGLARLVNGQSDSDMLRQQSQRPQLAGSYGYMAPEHASMQRITEKSDVYSFGVVLLEVLTGRHPLDPTLPGGAHLVQWVRDHLHNKKESAEILDLKLRGRADPQMHEMLQTLAVSFLCVSSRADDRPIMKDVVAMLKEIRHVDPTRSEPDLLKGGLMASPKSPPTRKVISQGSSNCSFTFSDDSI; from the exons ATGCCTGCACCCTTAAGAAATCCTTTACTTTCTCCTCCCCTCAATTACTTCTTCTTCACCTCACTTCTCTCAATAAACTATCTATTCTTTTCTCCTTGCTACTCCATTGATGTGCAGGGCCAAGCTCTTCTGACATGGAAGAACAGTTTAAACAACTCAAGATACGCACTGAAATCTTGGAACCCTTCAGACCAAAGTCCCTGCAATTGGTTTGGGATACAATGCAACTCAAATGGCCAAGTTGTCAAGTTAAGCCTGAAATCAGTAGACTTGCAGGGCCCATTGCCTTCAAACTTACAACCTCTCAAGTTCTTAAACACTCTCATCCTTACATCAGCCAATCTAACAGGCGCAATTCCAAAAGAGTTTGGAGATTACCAGGACCTGACTTTCGTCGATGTCAGTGACAATTCAATCTCAGGAGAAATCCCACTGGAAATCTGCAAACTGAGCCAGCTTCAAACTTTGTATCTTAATACAAATTTTCTCGAGGGTAGCATACCTTCAGAAATAGGAAATTTGTCGAGTCTCAAGGTTCTTACCCTCTTTGACAATCAGCTTAGTGGTGAAATCCCAACAAGCATAGGACAGCTGCGGAATCTTGAGGTGTTCAGAGGTGGTGGGAATCAAAATCTTAAAGGCCGGCTGCCTTCAGAGATTGGAAACTGCTACAACTTGAGAGTGTTAGGCGTTGCTGAAACAAGTATTTCAGGAACGCTGCCATCCTCGATAGGGATGCTGAAAAGAATTCAAACAATCGCCATTTATACATCCCAGTTGTCTGGCCCCATACCAGAAGAGATCGGAAATTGCACTGAGCTGCAGAACCTCTATCTATACCAGAATTCCTTATCTGGTTCGATACCATGGCAAATAGGAAACCTCAGAAAGCTTCAAAGTCTGTTACTCTGGCAGAATAGCATCGTCGGTTTGATTCCTTACGAGCTTGGAAACTGTAAGGATCTCAAAGTTGTCGATTTTTCTGAGAATCTCCTAACAGGAAGCATGCCTACAAGTCTGGGAGGGCTTTCTATGCTTGAAGAGCTCCAGTTGAGTGTTAATCAATTAACAGGTACCATACCTTCTGAAATCTCAAACTGTACGGCTCTGACTCATTTCGAAATCGACAACAATGGTATTTCAGGAGAGATTCCAACTCAAATTGGCCAATTAAAGAGCTTGACTCTGTTCTTTGCCTGGCAGAATAAGTTAACAGGCAACATTCCAGATTCTTTATCAGAATGTGAGAACCTTCAGGCTCTTGATCTTTCTTACAACCTCCTCTTTGGTTCAATTCCAAAACAGATCTTTGCATTACAAAATCTATCTAAAGTGCTACTTCTTTCCAATGAATTATCAGGTTTCTTACCACCTGATATTGGAAACTGTACAAACTTGTATAGATTTAGGGTGAATAGCAACAGGCTGGGGGGTACTATTCCATCAGAAATTGGAAAtttaaaaagtttgaatttttttgatatGAGTAAGAACCATTTTGTGGGAGGAATCCCGCCCTCAATATCTGGAAGTGAAAACCTTGAGTTTCTTGATCTCCATTCAAATGCACTCTCTGGTTCTTTGCCTGATACTCTGCCCAAAAGCCTACAGTTCCTGGATACCTCAGACAATAGGTTTACTGGTCCTTTGAGCCCTTCAGTTGGGACGCTAACTGAATTAACCAAACTTAATCTAGCAAAAAATCAATTTTCCGGCAGAATTCCGGCAGAAATCCTCTCTTGCAGTAAGCTACAGTTGATTGATCTGGGAAACAACGGATTCTCTGGTAATATACCAAAAGAACTGGGTCAAATTTCATCACTTGAAATCTCTCTAAACCTCAGCTGTAACCAATTTACTGGTGAGATCCCAACTGAATTTTCAGGCCTTAGCAAATTGGCCATCCTTGACATCTCCCACAACCAGCTCGCTGGGAAATTAGATGTCCTCACTGACCTTCAGAACCTTGTTTCCCTTAACATCTCATTCAATGACTTCTCCGGTCAATTGCCTAACACCCCTTTCTTTCGTAAACTTCCCCTCAACGACCTTGCTGGAAACCAAGATTTGTACATATCTGGTGCAGTTGTAACTCCAGCTGATGCCATGGGGTCAGGTGGACATGCAAAATCGGCTATGAAACTGGCGATGCCAATTCTCATCAGTGCGAGTGCGGTGCTAGTACTTCTTGCAGTGTACATGTTAGTGAGAACCCGTATCGCCGACAGCAGGCAGATGGAAGTTGACACTTGGGAAATGACATTATATCAGAAGATGGAATTTTCAGTGGATGACATACTACGCAGTTTAACATCTGCCAATGTCATTGGCACTGGGAGCTCCGGAGTTGTGTATAGAGTCACAATCCCAAATGGGGAAACTTTAGCAGTCAAGAAAATGTGGTCATCAGATGAATCAAGAGCATTCACATCCGAAATTCAGACACTGGGTTCGATCCGGCATAAGAACATCGTCCGCCTCCTGGGATGGGGTTCAAATCAGACCTTAAAACTGCTTTTCTATGATTATCTTCCTAATGGCAGCTTGAGCTCACTCCTTCATGGTGCTGGGAAAGGAGCAGCCGAATGGGAGACCAGATATGAAGTCATCCTTGGAGTTGCCCACGCACTTGCGTATTTGCACCATGATTGTGTGCCTCCCATTATGCATGGGGATGTCAAAGCCATGAACGTGTTGTTAGGTCCTCGAATGGAGCCCTATCTTGCTGACTTTGGGTTGGCTAGACTAGTCAATGGCCAGAGTGATTCTGACATGTTAAGGCAGCAGAGCCAGAGGCCTCAACTTGCTGGTTCTTATGGATATATGGCCCCAG AACATGCTTCGATGCAACGTATCACTGAAAAGAGTGATGTATACAGCTTTGGGGTGGTCCTGTTAGAGGTTTTGACAGGGAGGCATCCATTAGATCCAACACTGCCAGGGGGTGCTCATTTAGTACAGTGGGTTCGCGACCACTTACACAACAAGAAGGAATCTGCTGAAATTCTTGATCTGAAGCTCAGAGGCAGAGCCGACCCTCAGATGCATGAAATGCTACAGACGCTAGCTGTTTCATTTCTCTGCGTGAGCTCACGCGCCGATGATCGTCCAATTATGAAAGATGTTGTGGCCATGCTCAAAGAAATTCGACATGTAGATCCAACAAGATCAGAGCCTGATTTGCTCAAGGGAGGTTTAATGGCTTCTCCTAAATCGCCTCCCACTCGGAAGGTGATTTCACAAGGGTCTTCTAATTGCTCTTTCACATTCTCTGATGATTCAATCTAA